One region of Streptomyces capillispiralis genomic DNA includes:
- a CDS encoding beta-N-acetylhexosaminidase, whose protein sequence is MVVALAAGAVVAASGVGLGLWAASDDDGAAGSTTASSAQRPGDPDEAAGTTPGERPSPTRSYPLSRAPRTIPAVREHTAGRGPGWRPAEGHRVVVDDPALADEGRLIAGELGLAYAGERDDRREGDLRLELNRDAGANPESYTMTVRDGRVTVGAPGEAGVFYGTRTLKQAIRGAGTAPEGVVRDEPAKQRRGLMLDIARKHYTADWIEDRIRELGDLKFNEIGLHFSDDQGFRIESDSHPEIVSEDRLTKAQVKRIVDLAESRHITVVPEIDSPGHLGAVIAAHPDLQLRDASGGAVRGAIDISRAESAEIVDDLLDEYAGLFPGGQWHLGGDEYQALVVPDPEASFPGLAAAAREKYGSGATVEDLTTGWLNDRAATVRAHGRTPRAWNDGFFRGGSVRADEDIRVAYWTGKEIGARQPAEYLGEGREVVNYNDEFLYYVLGEPLTFVYPTGERIYEQWTPLVLRGTTPVPERYDDRIAGGSFAVWGDLPRAQTQEQVAAGIRLPLRATVQKLWDPDEPELSWAEFRTLAGKLD, encoded by the coding sequence CTGGTCGTGGCCCTCGCCGCCGGAGCGGTGGTGGCCGCGTCCGGGGTGGGACTCGGCCTCTGGGCGGCCTCGGACGACGACGGCGCCGCGGGCTCGACGACGGCGTCCTCCGCGCAGCGCCCCGGCGACCCGGACGAGGCCGCCGGCACGACCCCGGGGGAGCGCCCGAGCCCCACCCGCTCCTACCCCCTGTCGCGGGCGCCGCGCACCATACCCGCCGTACGGGAGCACACCGCCGGGCGCGGCCCGGGCTGGCGCCCCGCCGAGGGCCACCGGGTGGTGGTGGACGACCCCGCGCTGGCCGACGAGGGCCGCCTGATAGCGGGCGAGCTGGGACTGGCCTACGCGGGGGAGCGGGACGACCGGCGCGAGGGCGACCTGCGGCTGGAGCTGAACCGGGACGCCGGCGCGAACCCCGAGTCGTACACGATGACCGTGCGGGACGGGCGGGTGACCGTCGGCGCACCGGGCGAGGCGGGCGTCTTCTACGGCACCCGCACGCTCAAGCAGGCGATACGCGGCGCCGGGACCGCCCCCGAGGGCGTGGTGCGCGACGAGCCCGCCAAGCAGCGGCGCGGCCTGATGCTGGACATCGCGCGCAAGCACTACACCGCCGACTGGATCGAGGACCGGATCCGCGAACTCGGCGACCTGAAGTTCAACGAGATCGGCCTGCACTTCTCCGACGACCAGGGCTTCCGCATCGAGTCCGACTCGCACCCGGAGATCGTGTCGGAGGACCGTCTGACCAAGGCGCAGGTCAAGAGGATCGTCGACCTGGCGGAGAGCCGGCACATCACCGTCGTCCCCGAGATCGACTCGCCCGGACACCTCGGCGCGGTCATCGCCGCCCACCCGGACCTCCAGCTGCGCGACGCGAGCGGCGGCGCGGTCCGCGGCGCGATCGACATCTCCCGGGCCGAGTCCGCCGAGATCGTCGACGACCTGCTCGACGAGTACGCCGGGCTCTTCCCCGGCGGGCAGTGGCACCTCGGCGGCGACGAGTACCAGGCGCTGGTCGTGCCCGACCCCGAGGCGTCCTTCCCGGGCCTGGCCGCCGCCGCGCGGGAGAAGTACGGGTCCGGCGCGACCGTGGAGGACCTGACCACGGGCTGGCTCAACGACCGGGCCGCCACCGTCCGCGCCCACGGCCGCACGCCCCGCGCCTGGAACGACGGCTTCTTCCGGGGCGGGTCCGTACGGGCCGACGAGGACATCCGGGTCGCCTACTGGACCGGCAAGGAGATCGGCGCCCGGCAGCCCGCGGAGTACCTGGGCGAGGGCCGCGAGGTCGTCAACTACAACGACGAGTTCCTCTACTACGTGCTGGGCGAGCCCCTGACCTTCGTCTACCCGACGGGCGAGCGGATCTACGAGCAGTGGACGCCGCTGGTGCTGCGCGGCACCACCCCCGTCCCCGAGCGCTACGACGACCGGATCGCCGGCGGGTCCTTCGCCGTCTGGGGCGACCTGCCCCGCGCCCAGACCCAGGAGCAGGTCGCGGCCGGGATCCGGCTGCCGCTGCGGGCGACCGTCCAGAAGCTGTGGGACCCGGACGAACCCGAGCTGTCCTGGGCGGAGTTCCGGACCCTGGCCGGGAAGCTGGACTGA